The DNA window AGGATCGTCGAGGCGGCGTGAAGCGGATGCTGGCCGACGGCCTCGGCACCCTGCTCGCGCGCATCGTTGACGTTCGACCGGTGGGCGATCGCGCGCGTGACGACGTTGGCGACCGCGAGAACGACGAGGACGTACAGGATGAGTGGGTGGTCGCCGCTCCCGAGGACCGCGTCGATCGGCCCGAACAGCGAGAGAGGTTGCATAATCGAGCCTCCGTCGGGATCCCATTAGAGCCTTTCCCATCCCGTCTCACACACGGCTCGGGGACGCGAGCCGGAGCGTGCCGTCGCGGACGATCTCGACGGTGGTGCCTGGCGCGACGCTCCCCAGCGAACGCCCGTCGACGAACAGCTCCACGTCGGCGTCGTCGCGCTCGACGGTGAGCGCGATCGCCGACAGCGGCACCACCCAGTGGTCGGGATCGGTCGCGAACGGCGCGATCGGCACCACCGCAGCGGCGTCGCTGCCGGCGACCACGACCGGGCCGCCCGCGGCGCGTGCGTACCCGCGACTTCCGGCGGGCGTCGCCACCACCACGCCGTCGGCGCGAACTCGTGCGAGCGGCGCGTCGCTCCCGACGGACGTGTCGGCAGCCCCTGGGTCCCGATCGGACCCGGTGTCATCGGTGGCGACCGCGAACTCCGAGATGGTCGCGGGTTCGGCAGTCATCAAGGCGATGTCGCGGAGTGCACGGCCGTCGACGGTCGGGGTTTCGACCGCCATCACCGGCTGCTCGCGAACGGGGTACTCCCCGGCGAGGAAGCGCTCGATCCCGTCCGAGCTGTCCCCACGAGGAAGCGACGCGATCCCGTCGACGTCGATCGGGAGAACCGGACCGCCGACGCCGGCGGCGACGCACTCGCCCAATCCGGCGTCACCGACGGCCACCACGGCGTCGGCGTCGGTGGCGGCGGTCGCGCCCCGGCTCGCGGCGACGACGCCACCGGCATCCGCAACCGCATCGACGATCCCGGTCGGGTCGGCCTCGGGCGCGACGACACCGACGCTGGTCGCTCCGTGATCGCTCGCCGGCTCGCCATCGCTCATCGATCCTCGTTGCGCGCGGCGGGGCAAAAGACTGCGGACTCGGCGCGATCGATCGGACGCCGGGACCACTCCACCATCGATCGTGGTCCGAACCGGCCCCGCGTTCGAGCCGGCCTCCGCTTCCCGAACCCTCAAGCGGAGTCGAACCGATCGGTGGCGCATGACCGAGTGGATCGGCGACGTCTTCACCAGCGACACGGGCTGGAACCACCTCGAAACCCTCGTCGACATCGGCGATCGGATGGCCGGCAGCGACGGCGAGCGCCGCGCCGCAGAGGCCACCCGCGACGCGCTGGCGGGGGTCGGTGCGCGGAACCCTCGTCTGGAGGAGTTCGACATTCAGGGGTGGACCCGTGGCTCCGCGACGATCGGTGGCGGCGACCGCAGCCGCGAGACCATCGCGCTCCCGCGGAGTCCGGCTGGCGAGGTTGCAGGCGAATTCGTGGACCTCGGCTACGGCCTCCCAAGCGACTTCGAAGAGACCGACATCGAGGGGAAGGTCGTGATGGTCGCGTCGAACGTCCCCGGCCACTACGATCGGTTCATCCACCGCCGGGAGAAGTACTACTACGCCGTCGATGGGGGTGCGGCCGCGTTCGTCTTCCGGAACCACGTCGAGGGCTGCCTCCCACCGACCGGGAGTGTCGGCACCGAGGACTCGCCGATCGGCGAGATTCCCGCACTCGGGGTGAGCAAGGAAGTCGGGTCACGGCTCTCGCGGCGTCGGGAGGGCGAGATGGTCGAGGTGTCGGTCGCGGCCGACGTTCACGACGCGACCAGCCAGAACGTTCACGCCGATCTCGGCCCCGACACCGACGAGGCGGTGTTGGTGACGAGTCACGTCGACGCCCACGACATCGCCGAAGGGGCGATGGACAACGGGGCCGGCACCGCCGTCGTCGTCGAGGTGGCGAAGGCGCTCGCAGACCGCGAGACGGAACTCGACACCCGCGTCCACGTCGTCGTCTACGGTGCCGAGGAGGTCGGCCTGGTGGGGTCGGCTCACGACGCCGACGAGCGCGATCACGATTCGATCAAGGCCGTGGTGAACAACGACGGCGTCGTCCGTGGACGGACGCTCAGCGCCCACACCCACGGGTTCGACGCGCTCGACGATCTCGTCACCGGGGTGGCCGACGAGTTCGACCATCCGGTCACGACGATCCCCGACCAGGGCCCGCACAGCGATCACTGGCCCTACGTCCAGTGGGGCGTTCCCGGCTACCACCTGATGAGCGAGACGGGCGACGAGGGTCGGGGGTGGGGGCACACGTTCGCGGACACGCTGGACAAGCTCGAAGTCAGGAACCTCCGCGAACAGTCGATCCTCCTCACCGAACTGTGCGTTCGGCTCGCGGACGACGAGTTCGTGGTCGAGCACGAGGACCCGGAGACGATCGCGGCGGCACTGGAAGCCGAGGACCAGGCGGCGGGCATGAAGGTCATCGGCGACTGGCCCTACGACGGATGACCCGACGGCGATCCCACACTCGGGGGCCGGTGGAGAGCGAGCCTTTTTAGCCCGCCGCCGCCGGTCACACTCGTATGCGCGACGTGCTCGCGGCGTGGCGGCCGGTCATCGACAGGGAGATCGAGCAGTTGCTCCCCCGCGAGGTCGACGACGAGTACGTCACGAGCGCGTTCGGCGAGCCGACCTACGAGTACGACCCGGTCGCCATCCAGCGCGCGCTCCCGGACCCGATCTGGAACCTGCTCGACCGCGGCGGCAAGCGCTGGCGCGCGGTGGTCTGCTGTCTCCTGATCGACGGGTTCGGTGCGGACCCCCACGAGTACCTCCCCTACGCCTGCATCCCCGAGATCCTCCACAACGGCACGATCATCGTCGACGACGTCGAGGACGGCGCGACGATGCGCCGCGGCGAGCCCGCGCTCCACGACGAGGTCGGACTCGACATCGCACTCAACGCCGGCAACGCGATGTACTTCCTCCCGCTGAACATCGTCGCGCGCAACCCTGCCGATCTCGACGCCGGGACGCGACTCGCGATCTACGAGATGCTGATGTACGAGCTCAACCGCACCCATCTCGGCCAGGGGATGGATATCCACTGGCACAACGACGGGGCCATCCGGATGAGCGAGGCCCAGTACCTCGAGATGTGTGCGTGCAAGACCGGCTGTCTCGGCCGGATCGTCGCGCGGCTCGCCGCGCTCATCACCGGCCAGTCCGACGAAGCCGAGCGTCGCGCCGCACGCTACGCCGAGCGGATGTCGATCGCGTTCCAGATCGGCGACGACATCCTCGACGTCGAGACCGCCGACGAGGACGGCGGCGCGTTCGGCAAGGGCGTCGGCAACGACGTGCGCGAAGGGAAGAAGACGCTGATGGCGATCCACGCCGCGAACGAGGCGACCCCCGAACGGGCCGCACGGCTCGAAACGATCCTCTGGGCGGACGAGAACACCGACGCCGAGATCGAGGAGGCGATCGCCATCCTCCGCGAGACCGACAGCGTGGCCTACGCCCGCGAGCGGGCGCTCGAACTCGCCGCGGAGGCGCGCGACGCCCTCGGCGAGCTCGCCATCGACGACGACGTCGCCGACGACCTCGCGGCGTTCACCCGGTTCGTGATCGAACGCGACGCCTGATCCGCCCTCGAAACAGAGCCGGCGAGTCGGAAGCGATCTCTCGACGGCCCCCGTCCCACATGCACCGGATCGAGACGAACCCACTTTCGGTTGTGGCTCGTTCCGGTTCGCCGCTCGGACGATTGGTTTTTATCGATCGAAGGGGACCTTCCACAATGCTTATGCCCGGCGAATCGGTCGGTTAGGGTGATCGACCTAACGCATGGAGCTCACAACGGGGTTGCGGTATCGGGTCGCGAGCGGCCTCGGGACGGTCGTTCTCACCGTGCTCTCGATCGCGGTGGCGAACCACCCGTTCGCCCAACGCCTGCTGACGTCGCTTCCCCTGTTCGGTCGGCTCGAACCGACGACGCTCACGAACGGTGCGCTGACGCTCGCCGCGGTCACGGCGCTCGTCGTGGTGTTCGCCGCCCTGCTGCCGCTGTTCAAGCCACGACCGCGGCGGATCCTCGATACGATCTCGCTTGCGGTCCGGCGGCTGCTCGGTGCGTGTCTCGCGCTCGCCGCGATCGGCTACCTCGACTACACCTACCGACTGCCGCGAACGACGCTCGTGACGATGACGGTGCTGCTGTGTTGCTGTCTCCCGGTGTGGTTCGTCGTGATCCGTCGCCGACCGGTGGCCGGGAGCGAGCGGGTCGTGCTGGTCGGCGACGATCCCGGAGCGATGGAGGAGCTCCTCGAAACCACCGACCTCTCGGTCGTGGGGTACGTCGCGCCCACGATCCAGTACGATCCCGCTCCCACGAACGGTGAGCCGCCAGTGCGGTTCGCCGACGGCGGCACGCACCAGCGAGCCGGGCTCGACGACCTCGAGTGCCTCGGTGGGCTCTCCCGGCTCGGCGAGACGTTCGTCGAACACGACATCGACACGGCGGTGCTCGCGTTCGAGCGGTCGGATCGTGCGGATTTCTTCAGCGCGCTCGCGGAGTGTTACGACCACGGCGTGCGCGCGAAGGCCCACCGAAAACACGTCGACAGCGTCCTGACCACCGACACGAGCGTGGTCGGCCTCGTCGACATCGAACTCGAACCGTGGGACTGGGAGGACCGGGCACTGAAGCGGGCGTTCGACGTCGTCTTCGCCGCGATCGGCCTGGTGGTGCTCCTCCCGATCATCGTGCCGATCGCGGTCGCGGTCAAGCTCGACAGCCCCGGGCCGGTGCTCTACGGCCAGGAACGCACCGCGGAGTTCGGCGAGACGTTCGAGATCAAGAAGTTCCGCAGCATGGTCGACGACGCCGAGGCCACGACCGGGGCAAAACTGAGCGAGGAGGACTCCGGCGGGGTGGACCCCCGCGTGACGCGAACCGGTCGGGTGCTCAGACGGACCCACCTCGACGAGATCCCCCAACTCTGGTCGATACTGGTGGGTGATATGGCGGTCGTCGGACCGCGACCGGAGCGACCCGAACTCGACGCCGACATCGAGACGGGAGTCGCGGAGTGGCGGCGGCGGTGGTTCGTGAAGCCTGGCCTGACCGGGTTCGCCCAGATCAACGGCGCGACCGGCCACGAGCCCGAGCAGAAACTCCGGTACGACACGCAGTACATCCACCAGCAGTCCTTTTGGATCGACGTGAAGATCGTGGTTCGCCAGGTCTGGCAGGTCGTGAGCGAAGCGGCGTCGGTGTTCGCCGACGACGAGTGATCGGAGGATCTTCGTCCCGGAGCTAGCGAGGAGCGGCCGCGGTCACACGATCGGCACGCGATAGGCGATCGTCGATGATCGTATATGTGAATATATGCCAAACCCACATGATAGACTAATATCGATCTGCTGGAAACCCTTTTATAACATCGTCACAAACGCCACCACACGCGCGAGGACAGCCATGACAGGAAACGAACTCATCTGGCGGATCGCGGGCGGTTCCGGCGACGGGATCGACTCCACCAGCCAGAGCTTCACCAAGGCACTGATGCGGGCTGGATTGAACGTCTTTACGCACCGACACTACCCGTCGCGCATCCGTGGCGGCCACACCTACGTCGAGGTCCGTGCGGCCGAGCACGAGGTGAAATCCCGCGGCGACGGGTTCAACTTCCTGCTCGCGCTCGGCGACAGCTTCGCACGCAACCCCCAGGACGAGGCCTACTACGGCAACGAGGAGGCCAAGCCGCTGTCGGAGAACCTCGACGACCTCCGGGAGGGCGGCGTGATCGTCTACGACGAGGGGCTGCTCGACGAGAGCGAGATCGACGACTTCGAGGAGCGGGTCGAGGCGAACGACTGGCACGTCTACCCGATGGATCTCCGCGGCATCGCGCGCGAGCACGGCCGCGAGATCATGCGCAACACCGCGGGCGTCGCCGTGACGGCCGCACTCCTCGGAATGGACACCGACCCCTTCGAGGAGCTCATGAGCGACAACATGGG is part of the Halococcus agarilyticus genome and encodes:
- a CDS encoding NAD(+)/NADH kinase encodes the protein MSDGEPASDHGATSVGVVAPEADPTGIVDAVADAGGVVAASRGATAATDADAVVAVGDAGLGECVAAGVGGPVLPIDVDGIASLPRGDSSDGIERFLAGEYPVREQPVMAVETPTVDGRALRDIALMTAEPATISEFAVATDDTGSDRDPGAADTSVGSDAPLARVRADGVVVATPAGSRGYARAAGGPVVVAGSDAAAVVPIAPFATDPDHWVVPLSAIALTVERDDADVELFVDGRSLGSVAPGTTVEIVRDGTLRLASPSRV
- a CDS encoding M28 family peptidase, whose product is MTEWIGDVFTSDTGWNHLETLVDIGDRMAGSDGERRAAEATRDALAGVGARNPRLEEFDIQGWTRGSATIGGGDRSRETIALPRSPAGEVAGEFVDLGYGLPSDFEETDIEGKVVMVASNVPGHYDRFIHRREKYYYAVDGGAAAFVFRNHVEGCLPPTGSVGTEDSPIGEIPALGVSKEVGSRLSRRREGEMVEVSVAADVHDATSQNVHADLGPDTDEAVLVTSHVDAHDIAEGAMDNGAGTAVVVEVAKALADRETELDTRVHVVVYGAEEVGLVGSAHDADERDHDSIKAVVNNDGVVRGRTLSAHTHGFDALDDLVTGVADEFDHPVTTIPDQGPHSDHWPYVQWGVPGYHLMSETGDEGRGWGHTFADTLDKLEVRNLREQSILLTELCVRLADDEFVVEHEDPETIAAALEAEDQAAGMKVIGDWPYDG
- a CDS encoding polyprenyl synthetase family protein: MRDVLAAWRPVIDREIEQLLPREVDDEYVTSAFGEPTYEYDPVAIQRALPDPIWNLLDRGGKRWRAVVCCLLIDGFGADPHEYLPYACIPEILHNGTIIVDDVEDGATMRRGEPALHDEVGLDIALNAGNAMYFLPLNIVARNPADLDAGTRLAIYEMLMYELNRTHLGQGMDIHWHNDGAIRMSEAQYLEMCACKTGCLGRIVARLAALITGQSDEAERRAARYAERMSIAFQIGDDILDVETADEDGGAFGKGVGNDVREGKKTLMAIHAANEATPERAARLETILWADENTDAEIEEAIAILRETDSVAYARERALELAAEARDALGELAIDDDVADDLAAFTRFVIERDA
- a CDS encoding sugar transferase, whose translation is MELTTGLRYRVASGLGTVVLTVLSIAVANHPFAQRLLTSLPLFGRLEPTTLTNGALTLAAVTALVVVFAALLPLFKPRPRRILDTISLAVRRLLGACLALAAIGYLDYTYRLPRTTLVTMTVLLCCCLPVWFVVIRRRPVAGSERVVLVGDDPGAMEELLETTDLSVVGYVAPTIQYDPAPTNGEPPVRFADGGTHQRAGLDDLECLGGLSRLGETFVEHDIDTAVLAFERSDRADFFSALAECYDHGVRAKAHRKHVDSVLTTDTSVVGLVDIELEPWDWEDRALKRAFDVVFAAIGLVVLLPIIVPIAVAVKLDSPGPVLYGQERTAEFGETFEIKKFRSMVDDAEATTGAKLSEEDSGGVDPRVTRTGRVLRRTHLDEIPQLWSILVGDMAVVGPRPERPELDADIETGVAEWRRRWFVKPGLTGFAQINGATGHEPEQKLRYDTQYIHQQSFWIDVKIVVRQVWQVVSEAASVFADDE